A genome region from Paramisgurnus dabryanus chromosome 12, PD_genome_1.1, whole genome shotgun sequence includes the following:
- the rhov gene encoding rho-related GTP-binding protein RhoV, protein MPPQMDYFYQESRVPSVCLEQEDVLEHTISCMLVGDGAVGKTSMIVSYTTNGYPTDYKQTAFDVFSGQVQVDGTPVRIQLMDTAGQEEFDEFRSLSYANTDVFLLCFSVVNPTSFQNITKKWIPEIRACNPSSPIILIGTQSDLLLDVNVLIDLDRYKVKPVIGSRARSLADKIRAAEYVECSALTQKNLKEAFDAAIFAAIKHKARKTKKMRLSDRRAKAFSKCSWKKFFCFI, encoded by the exons ATGCCACCTCAAATGGATTACTTTTACCAAGAGTCAAGAGTCCCGTCTGTGTGCTTAGAGCAAGAGGACGTACTGGAGCATACCATCAGCTGTATGCTGGTTGGAGATGGTGCTGTTGGGAAAACTAGTATGATTGTCAGCTACACCACTAATGGATATCCAACAGATTACAAACAGACAGCTTTTGATGTATTCTCAG gaCAAGTTCAGGTGGATGGGACACCTGTGCGGATTCAGCTGATGGATACTGCTGGACAG GAAGAATTTGATGAATTCAGATCATTGTCTTACGCAAACACGGATGTCTTCCTGCTCTGCTTCAGCGTGGTTAATCCCACGTCATTCCAGAACATCACCAAAAAATGGATTCCCGAGATTCGTGCGTGTAACCCGTCCTCTCCCATCATTTTGATCGGAACACAATCGGACCTTCTGTTGGACGTTAATGTTCTGATAGACCTGGACAGGTACAAGGTCAAGCCTGTGATAGGTTCACGGGCACGGAGCCTTGCTGACAAGATCAGGGCCGCCGAGTACGTGGAGTGCTCGGCCCTGACCCAAAAGAACCTAAAGGAAGCCTTTGATGCAGCAATATTTGCAGCTATTAAACACAAGGCCAGGAAAACCAAAAAAATGAGATTGTCGGACAGACGCGCCAAAGCTTTTTCCAAATGTAGCTGGAAGAAGTTCTTCTGCTTCATCTGA
- the vps18 gene encoding vacuolar protein sorting-associated protein 18 homolog, which produces MASILDQYEDSQNIRQHSRVSAANIGITHSGFVNVRLEEEKPIFNKQRIDFTPPERISHFSVCNNQLCMSLGKDTLLRIDLGKPDQPNQIELGRKDDSRVHKLFLDPTGSHLVISLTTSECVYLNRNTQKVRSLSRWRGHLIESIGWNKLIGSEINTGPILVGTSQGIIFEAEISASEGSLFNTNPDQYFKQVHSLEEDGKPAPVCCLEVERGMESKYFIVATTRKRLFQFVGKLAEGFEQQGFSSIFAQNQDLLPSFQEFPVNMGYSEITFYTSKLRSCPKTFAWMMGNGVLYGQLDFVRPDSLLSDVQVWEYTSDIDLNFIKPISIVLTQFHFLLLLPDRVRGICTLNGQVVHEDVFPEKFGSLKKMIKDPVTGLVWIYTEKAVFRYHIQKEARDVWQMYMNMTKFDLAKEYCKDRPECLDMVLAKEAEHCFQNKRYLESAKCYALTQNYFEEIALKFIEAKQDEALKEFLIKKLTNLKPSEKTQITLLVTWLTELYLNRLGQLEADESKQHMFQETREEFRSFLKSGKHKECFYNNRNTIYDLLASHGDVDNMVYFSVIMQDYERVISHYCQHDDYSAALEVLSKHCDERLFYKFSPVLMQHIPKKVVDAWIQMGRRLDPKNLIPALVNYSQMGSMQQINETIRYMEFCVYQMDVEDEAIHNYLLSLYAKHKPDALLWYLEQAGTCVSDIHYDLKYALRLCSEHGYLQACVLVYKIMELYEEAVDLALQVDVDLAKSCADLPEDDEELRKKLWLKIARHVVQEEKDVKKAMNCLSSCNLLKIEDILPFFPDFVTIDHFKEAICNSLEEYNQHIEELKQQMEEATESAKRIREDIQEMRNKYAVVDSQDKCSTCDFPLLNRPFYLFLCGHMFHYDCLLQEVIPNLAADKQNKLEELQKKLAATTQTTKSRHRPKEDDTVSLGKGQGSREQLKSDIDDIIASQCVYCGELMIKSIDKPFIDRAKFDQEMSSWL; this is translated from the exons ATGGCGTCTATTCTTGATCAATACGAAGATTCACAGAACATACGTCAACACAGTCGCGTGTCAGCGGCTAACATCGGGATTACTCATTCAG GGTTTGTGAATGTCAGGTTGGAGGAAGAGAAACCTATATTCAACAAACAGCGCATCGATTTCACACCTCCTGAAAGGATCAGTCACTTTTCTGTGTGCAACAACCAGTTATGCATGAGCCTGGGTAAAGACACCCTGCTGAG AATTGATCTGGGAAAACCTGATCAGCCAAATCAGATTGAACTGGGAAGAAAGGATGACAGCAGAGTGCACAAGCTTTTCCTGGATCCCACCG GTTCACATCTAGTCATCAGTCTTACTACAAGTGAATGCGTATACCTAAACAGAAACACTCAGAAGGTTCGAAGTCTTTCTCGATGGAGAGGTCACCTGATAGAAAGTATAGGTTGGAACAAATTAATTGGTTCCGAGATCAACACAGGCCCGATTCTGGTTGGTACCAGCCAGGGGATTATCTTCGAAGCGGAGATCTCTGCCTCAGAGGGCAGTCTCTTCAATACCAACCCAGACCAGTACTTCAAACAGGTTCACTCTCTAGAGGAGGATGGTAAGCCTGCGCCAGTTTGTTGCCTGGAGGTGGAACGTGGCATGGAATCAAAGTACTTCATCGTTGCGACCACACGGAAACGGCTGTTTCAATTCGTAGGAAAGTTGGCAGAGGGCTTTGAGCAGCAGGGGTTTAGCTCCATATTTGCTCAGAACCAGGACCTCTTACCCAGCTTCCAGGAGTTTCCTGTCAATATGGGCTACAGTGAGATCACTTTCTACACGTCGAAGCTTCGCAGTTGCCCCAAGACCTTCGCCTGGATGATGGGAAATGGGGTTTTGTACGGACAGCTAGACTTCGTAAGGCCTGACTCGCTACTCAGTGACGTGCAGGTTTGGGAATACACATCGGATATAGATTTAAACTTCATCAAGCCCATATCTATAGTACTCACCCAGTTTCATTTCCTGCTTTTGCTTCCTGACCGTGTGAGGGGTATCTGCACTTTGAATGGACAGGTGGTGCACGAAGATGTGTTTCCTGAGAAATTTGGCTCACTGAAAAAGATGATCAAAGATCCCGTCACAGGGCTCGTGTGGATTTACACGGAAAAGGCTGTCTTTCGATACCATATTCAAAAAGAGGCACGAGATGTTTGGCAAATGTACATGAACATGACTAAGTTTGATCTGGCTAAAGAATACTGCAAGGACAGACCAGAATGTCTAGATATGGTACTAGCTAAGGAGGCGGAGCACTGCTTCCAAAATAAACGCTACCTGGAAAGTGCTAAGTGTTATGCACTGACTCAAAATTATTTTGAAGAGATTGCATTGAAGTTCATTGAGGCCAAGCAGGACGAGGCTTTAAAAGAGTTTCTGATTAAGAAGCTAACCAACCTGAAACCCAGTGAGAAGACTCAGATCACACTACTGGTGACCTGGCTGACTGAGTTATATCTCAACCGACTCGGTCAGCTGGAGGCAGATGAGAGCAAACAACACATGTTTCAGGAAACCCGCGAAGAGTTTCGCTCCTTTCTTAAAAGCGGCAAACATAAAGAGTGCTTCTACAACAATCGCAATACTATATATGACCTGCTCGCTAGTCATGGTGACGTGGATAACATGGTCTATTTTTCTGTTATCATGCAGGACTACGAGCGAGTTATATCTCATTACTGTCAGCATGATGACTATAGTGCAGCATTAGAAGTCCTTTCCAAGCACTGTGATGAACGGCTCTTCTACAAGTTCTCTCCGGTCCTTATGCAGCATATTCCCAAAAAGGTAGTAGATGCTTGGATTCAGATGGGACGCCGGTTGGATCCAAAGAATCTGATCCCAGCATTAGTAAACTACAGCCAGATGGGGAGTATGCAGCAGATCAACGAAACCATCCGTTACATGGAGTTCTGCGTGTATCAGATGGATGTCGAAGACGAGGCCATTCACAATTACTTACTATCGCTTTACGCTAAACACAAGCCGGACGCCCTGTTATGGTACCTTGAACAAGCAGGAACGTGTGTCTCAGACATTCACTATGATTTGAAATATGCCTTGCGTCTTTGTTCCGAACATGGCTATCTTCAGGCCTGCGTGTTAGTTTACAAGATCATGGAGCTTTATGAAGAAGCGGTGGACCTTGCCCTACAA GTGGATGTCGATTTGGCCAAGTCATGTGCTGACCTTCCAGAAGACGACGAGGAACTGCGGAAAAAGCTTTGGCTGAAGATTGCTCGCCATGTGGTTCAGGAAGAGAAGGATGTAAAGAAGGCCATGAATTGTCTGTCAAGTTGCAACCTGCTTAAGATCGAAGACATCTTGCCTTTCTTTCCAGACTTTGTTACAATAGACCACTTCAAGGAGGCAATTTGCAATTCTTTGGAGGAGTACAACCAGCACATCGAGGAGCTGAAACAACAAATGGAGGAGGCCACAGAAAGCGCCAAACGTATCCGTGAAGACATCCAGGAGATGAGGAACAAATACGCGGTGGTGGATTCGCAGGATAAATGTTCCACTTGTGATTTCCCCTTGCTCAATCGACCTTTCTATCTCTTCCTGTGCGGACACATGTTCCATTATGATTGTCTCCTTCAGGAAGTCATCCCTAACCTCGCTGCCGACAAGCAGAATAAACTGGAGGAGCTTCAGAAGAAGCTGGCGGCAACCACACAGACCACCAAATCAAGGCATAGGCCTAAAGAAGACGATACGGTCAGCCTAGGAAAGGGTCAGGGAAGCAGAGAGCAGCTCAAGTCAGATATTGATGATATCATAGCTAGTCAGTGTGTTTATTGTGGTGAGCTGATGATCAAATCCATTGATAAGCCTTTCATAGATCGAGCAAAGTTTGATCAGGAGATGTCTAGTTGGCTGTGA